One window of the Eriocheir sinensis breed Jianghai 21 chromosome 59, ASM2467909v1, whole genome shotgun sequence genome contains the following:
- the LOC126985305 gene encoding nascent polypeptide-associated complex subunit alpha, muscle-specific form-like isoform X21 yields the protein MSVVGSVVVIKRTGADGTPYPMVHCSCSIGRNIECDIRVQLNSVSQQQCRIDVDPSGKAYLTNLSHNNQTVLGDYTLAPEEVCMLSHKQVISVGERKFRWEYPEDSALAVSFPAVAPAEKVKILVPVDKSPLPRYTDSAGVSHRWSIDDASEAKRKKVSFGPQLNPEHFDKLLPPATPVSKGDKPNGRQSPLDAPSSGPGSARKSGRVSVASTFESIPEYVPDTPTKSLLRRRSPTPVKPYLARSLGISMGKLQGDVPSPEKETPHTSQAQPTEVPAQSSKPMPTDKPMDRTPVKKPVTPLKRPTPGPKTPKSPKVISTKIAHLKLVSPSAAGEKSTSPRGRPKNTPSPKAPGAASPRGRPRKSLSPSATPSPRGRPKKSLSPSPRGRPKKSLSPSATPSPRGRPKKSQSPKAPGTPVPRGRPKSQSPKAPRGRPKSQSPKAPRGRPKSQSPKAPRGRPKSQSPKAPRGRPKSQSPKAPRGRPKSQSPKAPRGRPKSQSPKSLGTPLPRGRPKKSLSPSPKLQGSLKRPASTSQVSSTPQKKLFKFSNSPLKPPAPKTLTPKLGTPKRAGTPTYVTPKKFMKVGTPKSVGKINNATPKKPSSPKASPKVATPKASPKSATPKGSPKLSSPKPSTPKGSPKAGTPKGSPKLSSPKSATPRKVTSPKVVSSKLSSPKASSKLSSPKSATPKASPKSATPKASPKSATPKASPKSATPKRVSTPKASPKSATPKASPKAATPKASPKSATPKRVSSPKAATPKASPKSATPKRVSSPKAATPKASPKLTSLKSATPKASPKAATPKASPKSATPKRVSSPKAATPKASPKFPTPKASPKFPTPKSSPKVAASKASPKFPTPKASPKFPTPKSATPKAASPKLATPKKLSAKSISPRFLSSKLASYKCPSPKFPSPKLSSPKSSPKFPSPKLSPKFSSPKSAAKKFSSPKAANLKLSSPKNRSSPKLSSPKSTSKAATSPKLSSPKPSRPKKLSTPRKPTTPKKLSTPKGTSPKTPSTPKPGRPKTVATPKATTPKPGHSKKLSTPRSASPRKPATPKFASPEVLAAPGSVTPWSVSRKKLSSPKFSSPEVIAAPGSAKGKKSQSPKFASPKNVCAVLLTPPHTGSPKASSTSKLTPPKSPGVKRSATLKTPTPKKLKTDSPKNSGSATPKSTGKKHPRTPASALRIKAATSRSTHKKVTIKSQTSATPGLKSGKLSRVMKAKTPKKTWADVLKKGLTGKGAALSRSQKARTVLAATRTMHKQSKRTVQPKKTKQTFPFQEAALKQQEVASTTSTGHANSPAPIIIRRKTTQTPKVFRRGQKQPCPVNQPGGVGDTADLEGLSSLMATPRVPPQGETAVPSPRGRVKATPRTSPSQRLRRALRSSPSSSSANTSISSINMTNFDFSAVRTPELTKDLFVSSLETPAPCGTPESVYRNPADRQALDSPVQVTIEADATTFDFGNAHTPDVTQDKFVSPVSGLRTPRTAISTPKPQLKNMAPLRNLSAESIPQEQQETSSRDAASEENLEGAAGTSSQANHTDAASVKKLLRTPKAATSPQADYTDVAGVKKLLKTPRAAPPSPQANYTDVAGVKKLLRTPKPAATSPQADYTNIVGTRKLMKTPGPVPASPEADYTNVAGVGKMLRTPKPAPASPEADYTQVAGMKKLLRTPKPAVASPEADYTNVAGVGKLLRTPKPAVVSPKADYTNVAGVGKLLRTPKAAVASPEADYTNVRGVRHLLRSPKTPTNTPEADFTGVAMLLSTPEPQLEDDAAVRVERARKTPLADHTNVDRSQSPVRGAKGKAATPQKEASPATSSPSENIPPQGQEEEGPAPRRSQRKPKAADQQSEVTPVRRMRSRRKIEDCVLELVQSPIGSTHSLLSTPLEEQPTPTRKSKRTRKGGVDADQDTPSKALVAPGTPVTVLQATVDAGEVAPLPEVLPSPEEDSIQGKQGKEEEAATPRPKKGRAKKELSDETEVQNVPAKTLDENVAVESPAKTTRRGRAAKGTAAESDTKESVEEEARPAPTVRGRGRRAVAAAAPVEDSSQREQSAEASLPKGRGTKNKLPDEEVEVQNVPDKTSSSDEDVTESPAKITRRGRTAKGAAAESGKKKSVEEAAQLTPTVRGRGRRAAAVAAAAAIAIGSPKDQTSKDDKPQASKSKRGQSKEEHDTAAVEEGGKGTRRTRRKVAFADEPDTKQSKDEDSEEKSIPAKRPAARKTRGGRGSKKEEEEDEAEDKENNSPPKKARTQRTRAKKGDTADDDEGKAEDKEDEDNATPAKRGKRPLRTKSKNTSEEKMDEDTKTEEEKAATTKKGRPRKAAAKKGGKDDEKMEEKEDVPSEDSKDEECVPTPPKRGRRQQKAAQDPPPARTSNRRGKVTAEVASPEARPTRATRSRKKL from the exons atgagTGTCGTGGGCTCCGTGGTGGTTATCAAGCGGACGGGCGCCGACGGGACGCCCTACCCCATGGTGCACTGCAGCTGCTCCATCGGCAGGAACATcgagtgtgacatccgggtgCAGCTTAACTCAGTGTCCCAGCAGCAGTGTCGCATCGATGTGGACCCCAGCGGGAAG GCGTATCTCACGAACCTGAGTCACAACAACCAAACAGTGCTGGGTGACTACACGCTGGCCCCGGAGGAGGTGTGCATGCTCAGCCACAAGCAGGTCATCAGCGTGGGGGAGAGGAAGTTCCGCTGGGAGTACCCTGAAGACTCCGCCCTGGCTGTGTCTTTCCCCGCTGTCGCCCCTGCAGAAAAAGTGAAGATCCTCGTGCCTGTGGACAAGTCGCCGCTCCCTCGCTATACAGACAGTG CTGGAGTGTCACATCGCTGGAGTATTGATGATGCTTCAGAGGCCAAGAGGAAGAAGGTGTCGTTTGGACCTCAACTGAACCCTGAGCACTTCGACAAGCTCCTGCCGCCCGCCACTCCCGTAAGCAAGGGAGACAAGCCCAACGGTCGCCAGAGTCCCCTCGATGCCCCTTCGTCTGGCCCAGGCAGTGCGAGAAAATCTGGAAGAGTGTCGGTTGCCTCCACATTTGAGAGTATCCCTGAGTATGTTCCCGACACACCCACCAAGAGCCTCCTGCGTCGACGAAGCCCCACCCCAGTCAAGCCCTATCTGGCACGCAGCCTTGGAATCAGCATGGGCAAGCTGCAGGGGGATGTACCCTCCCCAGAGAAAGAAACTCCACACACATCACAAGCCCAACCCACTGAAGTCCCTGCCCAATCCTCTAAGCCAATGCCAACTGACAAGCCTATGGACAGAACACCAGTAAAGAAGCCAGTCACACCACTCAAGCGACCCACACCTGGTCCAAAGACACCCAAATCCCCAAAGGTTATCTCCACAAAGATCGCACACTTGAAGCTCGTGTCCCCAAGTGCTGCTGGGGAGAAATCCACATCTCCCCGAGGCCGCCCCAAGAACACCCCCAGCCCCAAGGCACCGGGAGCAGCCTCGCCTCGTGGTCGCCCCAGGAAGTCCCTATCACCATCGGCAACACCATCACCACGTGGCCGACCAAAGAAGTCTCTATCACCATCACCGCGTGGCCGACCAAAGAAGTCCCTGTCACCAtcagcaacaccatcaccacggGGTAGACCAAAGAAATCCCAGAGTCCCAAGGCACCAGGAACACCAGTACCACGTGGCCGTCCAAAGTCCCAGAGTCCCAAGGCACCACGCGGTCGCCCAAAGTCCCAGAGTCCCAAGGCTCCACGCGGTCGCCCAAAGTCCCAGAGTCCCAAGGCTCCACGCGGTCGCCCAAAGTCCCAGAGTCCCAAGGCTCCACGCGGTCGCCCAAAGTCCCAGAGTCCCAAGGCACCACGCGGTCGCCCAAAGTCCCAGAGTCCCAAGGCACCACGTGGTCGCCCCAAGTCTCAGAGTCCCAAGTCACTCGGAACCCCATTGCCACGTGGCCGCCCCAAGAAGTCCCTGAGCCCTTCTCCTAAGCTGCAAGGGTCCCTCAAGAGGCCTGCAAGTACCAGCCAGGTTTCcagcaccccccaaaaaaagttgTTCAAGTTTTCTAACTCTCCTCTTAAACCACCAGCACCCAAGACACTCACACCCAAGCTTGGCACCCCAAAGAGAGCTGGCACCCCTACATATGTTACTCCCAAAAAGTTTATGAAGGTTGGTACCCCTAAAAGTGTTGGGAAAATTAATAATGCCACTCCCAAGAAGCCCTCCTCACCAAAGGCTTCCCCAAAGGTGGCCACTCCCAAGGCTTCTCCCAAGTCAGCAACTCCTAAGGGTTCTCCCAAGCTGTCATCCCCAAAGCCATCAACACCTAAGGGTTCTCCCAAAGCAGGAACTCCCAAGGGTTCTCCCAAGCTCTCATCTCCTAAATCTGCCACCCCCAGGAAAGTAACATCTCCCAAGGTTGTCTCATCCAAGCTGTCGtcccccaaggcttcttccaagcTGTCATCTCCCAAATCTGCAACTCCTAAGGCTTCTCCCAAATCTGCAACTCCTAAGGCTTCTCCCAAATCTGCCACTCCGAAGGCTTCTCCCAAGTCTGCCACTCCCAAGAGAGTAT CAACTCCTAAGGCTTCTCCCAAATCTGCCACCCCCAAGGCTTCTCCCAAGGCAGCAACTCCTAAGGCTTCTCCCAAATCTGCCACCCCCAAG AGAGTATCATCTCCCAAGGCAGCAACTCCTAAGGCTTCTCCCAAATCTGCCACCCCCAAGAGAGTATCATCTCCCAAGGCAGCAACTCCTAAGGCTTCTCCCAAGCTGACATCCCTGAAATCTGCCACCCCCAAAGCTTCTCCCAAGGCAGCAACTCCTAAGGCTTCTCCCAAGTCTGCCACCCCTAAGAGAGTGTCATCTCCCAAGGCAGCAACTCCTAAGGCTTCTCCCAAGTTCCCTACTCCCAAGGCTTCTCCCAAGTTTCCCACACCCAAGTCTTCCCCAAAGGTAGCAGCTTCTAAGGCTTCCCCCAAGTTTCCCACCCCTAAGGCTTCCCCCAAGTTTCCCACACCCAAGTCTGCCACTCCCAAGGCTGCCTCTCCCAAGCTTGCCACTCCCAAGAAGCTTTCAGCCAAGTCCATTTCCCCCAGGTTTCTCTCCTCCAAGCTGGCATCATACAAATGTCCCTCACCCAAGTTTCCGTCACCCAAGCTTTCATCTCCCAAGTCATCTCCTAAGTTTCCCTCACCCAAGCTGTCTCCCAAGTTTTCCTCTCCCAAGTCTGCAGCCAAGAAGTTTTCCTCCCCTAAAGCTGCAAACCTCAAGCTATCCTCTCCCAAGAACCGCTCGTCCCCCAAATTGTCGTCGCCAAAATCCACTTCAAAGGCCGCCACATCTCCAAAGCTATCCTCTCCCAAGCCTAGCCGCCCTAAGAAGCTGTCGACTCCCAGGAAACCCACAACCCCCAAGAAACTGTCCACTCCCAAGGGCACCTCTCCCAAAACCCCTTCCACTCCCAAGCCAGGTCGGCCCAAGACAGTGGCCACCCCTAAAGCTACCACCCCCAAGCCTGGCCATTCTAAGAAGCTGTCAACCCCCAGGTCTGCCAGCCCAAGGAAGCCAGCAACACCCAAGTTTGCCAGCCCAGAGGTGTTGGCAGCCCCTGGGTCTGTCACTCCTTGGTCGGTTAGCCGCAAAAAGCTCTCATCGCCCAAATTTTCGAGCCCTGAGGTCATAGCAGCCCCGGGTTCTGCTAAGGGCAAGAAGTCCCAGAGCCCCAAGTTTGCCAGTCCCAAGAATGTCTGCGCGGTGCTTCTGACGCCACCACACACTGGCAGCCCCAAAGCATCAAGCACCAGTAAGCTGACACCTCCCAAGTCACCCGGGGTCAAGAGGTCTGCCACACTCAAGACACCAACTCCCAAGAAACTGAAGACAGACAGCCCCAAGAACAGTGGGTCAGCAACACCCAAATCCACCGGCAAGAAACACCCCAGAACCCCGGCCTCTGCTCTTCGCATCAAGGCAGCAACATCAAGGTCCACCCACAAGAAGGTCACTATCAAGAGCCAGACTTCTGCCACGCCGGGCCTCAAGTCAG GAAAGCTGTCCAGGGTGATGAAGGCCAAGACGCCCAAGAAGACCTGGGCTGACGTGCTGAAGAAGGGGCTGACGGGGAAGGGGGCGGCCCTCTCCCGCTCCCAGAAGGCACGGACTGTTCTGGCGGCAACTCGCACCATGCACAAGCAATCCAAAAGGACTGTGCAGCCCAAGAAGACCAAG CAAACATTTCCCTTCCAGGAGGCAGCCCTGAAGCAGCAGGAGGtggccagcaccaccagcacggGCCACGCCAACTCTCCAGCTCCAATCATCATCCGCCGGAAGACAACCCAGACCCCCAAGGTGTTCAGGCGGGGCCAGAAGCAGCCATGCCCCGTCAACCAGCCTGGGGGGGTGGGCGACACCGCTGACCTGGAGGGCCTGTCCTCCCTCATGGCCACCCCCAGGGTGCCACCTCAGG GAGAGACAGCTGTGCCATCCCCAAGAGGCAGGGTGAAGGCCACCCCCCGGACCTCACCGTCCCAGCGGCTGCGCCGGGCTCTGCGCAGCTCCCCGTCCTCGTCCTCTGCCAACACCTCCATCAGCTCCATCAACATGACCAACTTTGACTTCTCTGCTGTCAGGACTCCTGAACTCACCAAGGACCTCTTTGTGTCTTCCCTGGAGACACCAGCCCCCTGCGGCACACCGGAGAGTGTGTACAGAAACCCTGCAGACAGACAGGCCCTGGACTCCCCGGTGCAGGTCACCATAGAGGCCGATGCCACCACCTTTGACTTTGGCAACGCCCACACACCCGACGTGACCCAGGACAAGTTTGTCTCCCCCGTGAGTGGTCTCAGGACTCCCAGAACAGCCATCTCAACGCCAAAGCCACAGCTGAAGAACATGGCCCCACTCAGGAACCTCTCTGCGGAGTCTATACCTCAGGAACAGCAAGAGACAAGTTCCAGGGATGCAGCGTCAGAGGAGAACCTTGAGGGAGCTGCAGGAACTTCATCCCAAGCCAACCACACAGACGCTGCAAGTGTGAAGAAGCTCCTTAGGACGCCCAAGGCTGCCACATCACCCCAGGCAGATTACACAGATGTTGCCGGTGTGAAGAAGCTGCTTAAAACACCAAGAGCTGCACCGCCATCACCACAAGCCAACTACACGGACGTGGCCGGCGTGAAGAAGCTCCTCAGGACACCCAAACCTGCAGCGACATCCCCTCAGGCTGACTACACCAATATAGTGGGGACAAGGAAGCTGATGAAGACGCCCGGGCCTGTACCAGCATCCCCTGAAGCTGACTACACCAATGTTGCAGGTGTAGGCAAGATGCTGAGGACCCCCAAGCCCGCGCCAGCATCCCCTGAGGCTGACTACACACAAGTGGCAGGGATGAAGAAGCTGCTGAGGACCCCCAAGCCTGCTGTGGCATCCCCTGAGGCTGATTATACCAATGTTGCTGGTGTTGGAAAACTGCTGAGAACACCCAAGCCTGCTGTGGTCTCTCCCAAAGCTGACTACACCAATGTTGCAGGTGTGGGCAAGCTGCTCAGGACTCCCAAGGCTGCTGTGGCATCCCCCGAGGCTGACTACACCAATGTTAGAGGTGTTAGACATTTGCTGCGCTCGCCCAAGACTCCCACAAACACACCTGAAGCTGATTTTACAGGTGTGGCTATGCTCCTGTCCACACCTGAGCCACAGCTGGAAGATGATGCAGCTGTGAGGgttgagagagcaagaaagaCTCCCTTGGCAGACCACACCAACGTGGACCGCTCACAGTCCCCGGTGCGAGGAGCGAAAGGCAAGGCTGCCACCCCTCAGAAGGAAGCCTCCCCGGCCACCAGCTCCCCTTCAGAAAATATTCCGCCccagggccaggaggaggagggccctGCGCCGCGGAGGTCACAGAGGAAGCCCAAGGCAGCCGACCAGCAGAGTGAGGTCACGCCAGTCAGGCGGATGCGCTCCAGAAGGAAGATCGAGGACTGTGTCTTGGAGCTGGTGCAGTCTCCCATTGGCTCCACACACTCCCTGCTCTCCACGCCTCTGGAGGAACAGCCAACACCCACGAGAAAGTCCAAGAGGACCaggaaaggaggggtggatgCGGATCAGGACACCCCCAGCAAAGCCTTGGTTGCACCCGGCACCCCGGTCACAGTTCTCCAGGCAACAGTGGATGCAGGTGAAGTAGCACCCCTTCCAGAGGTGCTCCCCTCACCTGAAGAAGACTCCATCCAGGGAAAgcaaggcaaggaggaagaggcagccaCACCTCGGCCAAAGAAAGGCAGAGCAAAGAAGGAGCTCTCGGATGAAACCGAGGTACAAAATGTCCCTGCGAAGACGCTGGATGAGAATGTCGCAGTAGAGTCCCCGGCAAAGACCACCCGCAGGGGAAGAGCTGCCAAGGGAACAGCAGCAGAGTCGGATACAAAGGagtcagtggaggaggaggcccgGCCTGCTCCCAcagtgagagggaggggaaggagagcagTGGCAGCAGCGGCACCTGTTGAAGATTCCAGCCAGAGAGAACAGAGCGCCGAAGCGTCTCTACCAAAGGGACGTGGAACAAAAAATAAGCTCCCAGACGAGGAGGTTGAGGTACAAAATGTCCCTGACAAGACCTCTTCATCAGATGAGGATGTCACAGAGTCTCCGGCAAAGATCACTCGCAGAGGAAGAACTGCAAAGGGAGCAGCAGCAGAGTCTGGCAAGAAGAAGTCTGTGGAAGAGGCGGCCCAGCTTACTCCCAcagtgcgagggagaggaaggagagcagcggcagtagcagcagcagcggctATAGCAATTGGCTCTCCAAAAGACCAAACAAGCAAGGACGACAAACCCCAAGCCTCCAAGAGCAAGAGAGGCCAGAGCAAGGAAGAGCATGACACCGCTGCggtggaggagggtgggaagggaacaAGGAGGACCAGAAGGAAGGTGGCTTTTGCCGACGAGCCCGACACGAAACAAAGTAAGGACGAGGACAGTGAAGAAAAGTCCATCCCTGCCAAGAGACCAGCAGCAAGGAAGACAAGAGGTGGGAGGggaagcaagaaggaggaggaggaggatgaagctgAAGACAAGGAGAATAACAGTCCACCCAAGAAGGCAAGGACACAGAGGACAAGGGCCAAGAAGGGAGacactgctgatgatgatgaaggcaAGGCAGAGGACAAGGAAGATGAGGACAATGCAACTCCTGCCAAGAGGGGAAAGAGGCCGCTGAGAACAAAATCCAAGAATACCAGtgaggaaaaaatggatgaagacaCAAAGACTGAAGAAGAGAAAGCTGCCACAACCAAGAAGGGAAGGCCGAGGAAGGCAGCAgctaagaagggaggaaaggacgacgagaagatggaggagaaggaagatgtgcCCAGCGAGGACTCCAAAGACGAGGAGTGTGTGCCCACGCCCCccaagagagggaggaggcaacAGAAGGCTGCGCAGGACCCTCCCCCCGCCAGGACCAGCAACAGAAGAGGCAAAGTCACGGCCGAGGTTGCTTCCCCAGAGGCCAG GCCTACAAGAGCAACACGATCTCGCAAGAAACTGTAA